In Helianthus annuus cultivar XRQ/B chromosome 9, HanXRQr2.0-SUNRISE, whole genome shotgun sequence, the following are encoded in one genomic region:
- the LOC118482275 gene encoding uncharacterized protein LOC118482275 — protein MDKRTRRDVGEGVGTLFYQQKKGNQQSRESFWGKILEHFNKTIGGSNRTVHQVRSKWNPMHAKINFFNGLYQQADRTRASGCKDLDVMKVALKEFKERFPSGFQHIEAWEVVRRHEKWAQVPLMGEEGEGSAPKRKSVDVDFSIPDMNEDPSPQRAQRRDKRQATSSEGSSAELAAQFKVYTAMKEAKQAVELEAIELRKKRESEARELISAQLETMKNYNFDRDMKIFLKPHDDVPPSMLPIILARKREIANKYGWPCDF, from the exons ATGGACAAAAGAACAAGAAGAGAcgttggcgaaggcgtgggtacattgtTCTACCAACAAAAAAAGGGCAATCAACAAAGTCGCGAAAGTTTTTGGGGTAAAATTTTAGAGCACTTTAACAAAACTATcggtggaagtaaccggaccgttcatcaagtacggtctaaatggaacccgatgcatgcgaaaataaactttttcaacggcctataccaacaagcg gatcgcacacgagcAAGCGGATGTAAGGATCTCGACGTGATGAAAGTCGCGCTAAAAGAATTTAAAGAAAGATTTCCAAGCGGTTTTCAACACATCGAggcgtgggaggtcgttcgaagacacgagaaatgggcccaagtcccattgaTGGGTGAGGAAGGTGAAGGTTCGGCACCTAAAAGAAAGTCCGTTGACGTGGACTTTTCGATACCGGATATGAACGAAGATCCCTCGCCACAAAGAgcacaacggcgagacaagcgtcaagctacatcgtccgagggaagctcggccgagttggcggcacaattcaaagtgtacaccgccatgaaagaagcgaagcaagcggtagaattggaggcgatcgaattgaggaaaaaaagagagtcggaggctcgcgagctcatatcggCACAACTcgagacgatgaaaaactacaatttcgatcgagatatgaaaaTATTCCTTAAGCCGCACGACGATGTTCCCCCAAGTATGTTGCCGatcatcctcgcccgaaagcgagaaatcgctaacaagtacgggtggccatgcgatttctaa